In one Leptospiraceae bacterium genomic region, the following are encoded:
- a CDS encoding ATP-binding cassette domain-containing protein has protein sequence MSYAFETKNLCIGFDTRYPILNEINLTLNKGDFACLLGSNGSGKSTFVRTISGIIPKCCGEFLLASDVKISMVPQFKKMQFQYPLTVKEVLLLSEKFTLFPKKDFTEEQNSLLEKMGIEPILNLLVRECSGGQLQKVLIARSLLSEANLIFLDEPLDALDSDSKNIVTEILKREIKEKNKTIFIITHHIEKNWLSEFNRKFTVDGMHIKEFKK, from the coding sequence ATGTCGTATGCGTTTGAAACAAAAAATCTATGTATCGGATTTGACACCCGTTATCCGATTCTAAATGAAATAAATCTTACATTAAACAAAGGTGATTTTGCCTGTCTACTTGGTTCGAATGGTAGCGGCAAAAGCACATTTGTCAGAACAATCTCAGGAATCATTCCAAAATGTTGTGGAGAATTTTTATTAGCCTCTGATGTAAAGATATCAATGGTCCCTCAATTTAAAAAAATGCAGTTTCAATATCCCTTAACGGTAAAAGAAGTTCTATTACTATCTGAAAAATTTACACTATTTCCAAAAAAAGATTTTACAGAAGAACAAAATTCCTTGCTAGAAAAAATGGGAATTGAACCCATATTAAATTTACTTGTAAGAGAATGCAGCGGTGGACAGTTACAGAAAGTTTTAATAGCAAGATCACTTCTTTCAGAAGCTAATTTGATTTTCCTTGATGAGCCACTTGATGCTCTTGACTCGGACTCAAAGAATATTGTAACCGAAATTTTAAAACGAGAGATCAAAGAAAAAAACAAAACAATTTTTATCATCACCCACCATATAGAAAAAAATTGGCTCTCTGAATTTAATCGCAAGTTTACCGTAGACGGTATGCATATCAAGGAGTTTAAAAAATGA